The Ralstonia sp. RRA genomic interval CATTTCCCTGATCTCGGCGGCCTGTAGACTCACTCAAGCCGCTTAATTAATGGTAATAGGAACAATTCGCGTTCGCATTCTATGGAACTTTTTCACGAAAAGCTACGTTCTTTGTGGCGGTGCACATACGCGACGTCAGTGAAGTTGCGCATTGCCAACCCGTGATATCGGCCCCTACCATGCCATCGATCAATGTCACCATCAGATCGACATGGAGACCCGCCGATGCCCACGCCAGCCGTTCCCACGCGCCCTGATACGCATCCGGATTTACGCCAGACGCGCGGCCATCCCCAATCCGTTCAGCGGTCTTCCCACGTCGTGCGCTCAGGCGGCGTGCGCTTGCATGCGCGCCTGACGCAGCCTAGGGATGACGCTGCCCGGCAGCGCCCCGCCATCGTTCTCGTACACGGGTATCCCGACGACAGTTCGGTCTGGGACGGCGTGCGCGATGCACTGGCGCGCCATAGCCGCGTCATCACCTTCGACGTGCGCGGTGCGGGCCTGTCCGACGCCCCGGCCGACACCACCGGCTACCGCATCCCGCAGTTCGTCGATGACCTCGCCGCGGTGGCGGATGCGCTGCTGCCGGGAGAACCATTCCACCTGGTCGGGCACGACTGGGGCTCGATCCACAGCTGGGAATCGGTGACGACCGACCGCCTGCGCGGACGCATCGCCTCATACACGTCGATCTCAGGACCGTGCCTGGATCACGTCGGCCACTGGATGCGGGCACAGCTCGACACCGGCACCTGGGCGGCCAGGCGCGCGGTGTGGAAGCAGCGGCTGCAGTCGTGGTATGTGGGGGTTTTCCACCTGCCGCTGGTACCGGAATGGTCGTGGCGGCTGTGGATGGCGCGCGCATGGCCGTGGTGGCTGCGCAAGACGGAAGGCATACGCGGTGCGGAGCAACGGCCATCGCTGGTGCGCGACGCATGCAATGGTGTGCGGATGTACCGCGCCAATTTTCGCGAGCGGCTGGCCCGCCCGCAGGCACGTGCGCCGCATGCCCCCGTGCAACTGATCGTGCCGACACGGGATCGCTACGTGAGTCCCGCCATCACCCGTGCGGTGGAGGCTTGGGTAGCGCACTACTGGCGGCACGAGATCGACGCCGGCCATTGGCTGCCGCTGCGCCGGCCCGACTGGGTGGCGGACTGCATCCGCCGCTTTGCCGACTACGTGGAATCTGGCAACGAACCCGCCGCATTGCAACGGGCCCGCGTGGCCGGCACGTTGGTACCGGCCTGATCTTGCGAACGCGTTACTTACCGCCCTCATCCAGCCAGCGCTGGTGGTATTCCTCCAGCAAGCGCTGCAGCGTTGCACCAATGCGGATGTAGTCCGGCTCGTTCAAGTTGGCCAGCGACACGCGCACCGATGGGTTGAGTGCGCCAAAGCCATTGCCGGGCAGCAGTACCACGCCGCTTTCCTTGGCCAGGCGGAACAGCACATCCGCCGGTTTGGTCTTGCTACGGAACCACTGCACGAAAGCCTCGCCGTAGGTCTTGCGGCCCACCACTTCGGCGTCGAGGATGTTGTAGTACGCCACGTCATTCTCATCCGCATCGTCCTCAATGCCGAGGGCCTGATACAGAGCAGCCTTGCGCCCGCGCACCAGGCGTTTGACTGCCGCCTTGTAGGCATCCGGCTGATCCATGAGCGCGTACAGCGAGAACAGCGCCATCTGCACTTGCTGCGGCGTCGACAGACCTGCCGTGTGGTTCAGCGCCACGGTGCGGCTATCGGCCACCAGGCGATCAATGAACTTGAGCTGATCCGGTTCGGTCGTGATGGACGCATAGCGCTGGTGCAGGATCTTTCGCTTGTCTTCTGGCAGTGCGGCCAGCTTATCGTCCAGCACGTTCTTCTCATGCGTGGCGATGGTGCCCAGGCGCCAACCCGTCGCACCGAAGTATTTGGAGTACGAATACACGAGGATCGTGTTGTACGGCGCCACCGCAAACAGCGAGACAAAGTCATCCGCAAACGTGCCGTACACATCGTCGGTCAGGATGATGAGATCGTTGCCGGCCTTGTGGCGCTCGTCCACGATGGCCTTGAGCTTCTTCAGGCCGTCTTCGGAAATCTTGACCGACGGCGGGTTGCTCGGGTTGACCAGGAAGAACGCCTTCACGCTCGGATCGCGCAGCTTGTCGAGTTCTTCGTTGGTGTATTGCCAGCCATTGAATGGGTCCGCATTGAGCTTGACCTCGACAAGCTGGAAGCTGTTGAGCTCCGGAATCTCGATGTACGGTGTAAAGATCGGCATGCCCAGCGCAATCTTGTCGCCGGCATTGAGCAGGAAGTTCTCCTTGAGCGTGCTGAACAGATAGGTCATCGCCGCCGTACCGCCCTCCACGGCAAACAGATCAAACTGGCCGACGAATGGCGCATTGCCGATCATTTCCTGCTTCAGATAGCGCGCGGCAATCTGCTCACTGATCTTCAGCATGCGGTCGGGCACCGGATAGTTGCAGCCGAGAATGCCGTTCACCATCTCCGCCAGAAAATCCTCGGCAGACAGGCCAAGCTGATCGCGCACGTACGACACAGCGTGGTGCAAAAACTTCACGCCAGGCACCTCTGCGTTGCGGCGTGCAAAGCTTTCAAAGCGCGCCTCAAAGCCTTGCTTGGTGGGGATTCCGCCAATCTTCTCGGCTAGGTACGAGAATGAGCGCTCGGACTCCTCCAGCGCGAACAGGCCAAGTTGGAAGAAACCATGGCGCGGCTCCAATGCCAGGAAGTTTGGATTGCCGCGCCCGGCATTGAGCATGATGCGTTGCGAATCGCTCTGCGCGAGCTGGATCAGCACGTCCTTCAGTTCAAACGGGCTCAGTTGCCCAAGGGCTTCCAGCTCCTTGGATTTTTGCGTCGGATTGGTAGTCATCGCAGGTTCCCGTGGATGCGGCGTTGGCGAAGGGCAGCCCACCACGCGGGTAGCAGGCCGAAGAGACGCTCAGGCGAAGGCGATCACAAGCGGACCCAGCAGGGTCAGCAGCA includes:
- a CDS encoding alpha/beta fold hydrolase, which gives rise to MPTPAVPTRPDTHPDLRQTRGHPQSVQRSSHVVRSGGVRLHARLTQPRDDAARQRPAIVLVHGYPDDSSVWDGVRDALARHSRVITFDVRGAGLSDAPADTTGYRIPQFVDDLAAVADALLPGEPFHLVGHDWGSIHSWESVTTDRLRGRIASYTSISGPCLDHVGHWMRAQLDTGTWAARRAVWKQRLQSWYVGVFHLPLVPEWSWRLWMARAWPWWLRKTEGIRGAEQRPSLVRDACNGVRMYRANFRERLARPQARAPHAPVQLIVPTRDRYVSPAITRAVEAWVAHYWRHEIDAGHWLPLRRPDWVADCIRRFADYVESGNEPAALQRARVAGTLVPA
- a CDS encoding bifunctional aspartate transaminase/aspartate 4-decarboxylase, whose translation is MTTNPTQKSKELEALGQLSPFELKDVLIQLAQSDSQRIMLNAGRGNPNFLALEPRHGFFQLGLFALEESERSFSYLAEKIGGIPTKQGFEARFESFARRNAEVPGVKFLHHAVSYVRDQLGLSAEDFLAEMVNGILGCNYPVPDRMLKISEQIAARYLKQEMIGNAPFVGQFDLFAVEGGTAAMTYLFSTLKENFLLNAGDKIALGMPIFTPYIEIPELNSFQLVEVKLNADPFNGWQYTNEELDKLRDPSVKAFFLVNPSNPPSVKISEDGLKKLKAIVDERHKAGNDLIILTDDVYGTFADDFVSLFAVAPYNTILVYSYSKYFGATGWRLGTIATHEKNVLDDKLAALPEDKRKILHQRYASITTEPDQLKFIDRLVADSRTVALNHTAGLSTPQQVQMALFSLYALMDQPDAYKAAVKRLVRGRKAALYQALGIEDDADENDVAYYNILDAEVVGRKTYGEAFVQWFRSKTKPADVLFRLAKESGVVLLPGNGFGALNPSVRVSLANLNEPDYIRIGATLQRLLEEYHQRWLDEGGK